In Kushneria marisflavi, the following are encoded in one genomic region:
- a CDS encoding 4-vinyl reductase: MTKQAPELPIEVDSETGIWTTDALPMLYVPRHFFINNHMAIEEALGAEKYAEILYHAGYKSAWHWCEKEAELHGLEGVDVFEHYMKRLSQRGWGLFITEEIDLEAGTARVRLEHSAFVYQMGKVDRKVEYMFTGWFAGAMDQILSARGSDLRTVAVQTQSGAQQGHDHGLFVVTPA; encoded by the coding sequence GTGACGAAACAAGCCCCTGAACTCCCGATTGAAGTCGACAGCGAAACCGGTATCTGGACGACCGATGCCCTGCCGATGCTGTATGTACCGCGCCATTTCTTCATCAACAACCACATGGCCATCGAAGAGGCCCTGGGTGCCGAGAAATACGCGGAGATTCTCTATCACGCCGGCTACAAGAGTGCCTGGCACTGGTGCGAGAAGGAAGCCGAGCTTCACGGTCTGGAAGGCGTCGACGTCTTCGAACACTACATGAAGCGCCTGTCTCAGCGCGGCTGGGGACTTTTCATCACCGAAGAGATCGATCTGGAAGCCGGTACGGCCCGCGTGCGTCTTGAGCACAGCGCCTTCGTCTATCAGATGGGCAAGGTGGATCGCAAGGTCGAGTACATGTTCACCGGCTGGTTTGCCGGCGCCATGGATCAGATTCTGAGCGCCCGTGGCAGTGATTTGCGCACCGTTGCCGTACAGACCCAGAGTGGCGCCCAGCAGGGCCACGACCACGGTCTGTTTGTTGTCACGCCCGCGTAA
- a CDS encoding dipeptidase, producing MTPAELHDDAIVIDGLIIAKWNRELLEDMRRGGLTAANCTVSVWEGFKATVDNIVASKKLMEECSDLVRPVRTTADITRAKEEGKTGIIFGFQNAHAFEDQIGYVEIFKELGVGIVQMCYNTQNLVGTGCYERDGGLSGFGREIVAEMNRVGMLCDLSHVGATTSKEVILESKKPVCYSHCLPSGLKEHPRNKSDEELKFIADHGGFVGVTMFTPFLKNGVDSTIDDYCEAIEYIMNIVGEDAIGIGTDFTQGHDQNFFEWLTHDKGYARRLTNFGKIINPEGIRTIGEFPNLTEALLKRGLSETQVRKIMGENWVRTLKDVWGE from the coding sequence ATGACCCCTGCCGAACTGCATGACGACGCCATTGTGATCGATGGCCTGATCATCGCCAAATGGAACCGGGAACTGCTTGAAGACATGCGCCGCGGCGGTTTGACCGCCGCCAACTGCACCGTCTCGGTCTGGGAAGGGTTCAAGGCAACGGTGGATAACATCGTCGCTTCCAAAAAGCTGATGGAAGAGTGCAGCGACCTGGTACGCCCGGTGCGCACCACCGCCGACATCACCCGTGCCAAGGAAGAAGGCAAGACCGGCATCATCTTCGGCTTTCAAAACGCCCATGCGTTTGAAGACCAGATCGGTTATGTCGAGATCTTCAAGGAGCTGGGCGTGGGCATCGTGCAGATGTGCTACAACACCCAGAACCTGGTCGGCACCGGCTGCTACGAGCGCGACGGCGGCCTGTCCGGTTTCGGACGCGAGATCGTGGCTGAAATGAACCGTGTCGGCATGCTGTGCGACCTGTCCCACGTGGGCGCGACCACGTCCAAAGAGGTCATTCTCGAATCCAAAAAGCCGGTGTGCTACTCCCACTGCCTGCCTTCCGGGCTCAAGGAGCACCCGCGCAACAAGTCTGACGAAGAACTCAAGTTTATCGCCGATCACGGCGGCTTTGTTGGCGTCACCATGTTCACGCCGTTTCTCAAAAATGGCGTCGATTCCACCATCGACGACTACTGCGAAGCGATCGAATACATCATGAACATCGTCGGCGAAGATGCCATCGGCATCGGCACCGACTTTACTCAAGGCCATGATCAGAACTTCTTTGAGTGGCTGACCCACGACAAGGGCTACGCCCGTCGCCTGACCAACTTCGGCAAGATCATCAATCCCGAGGGCATTCGTACCATCGGCGAATTCCCCAACCTGACAGAAGCGCTTCTAAAGCGCGGCCTGAGTGAAACCCAGGTCAGAAAGATCATGGGCGAGAACTGGGTCAGAACCCTGAAGGATGTCTGGGGCGAATAA
- the gbdR gene encoding choline metabolism transcriptional regulator GbdR: MLPDHKAGPSTGASGISTPQTIGFLLLDNFTLISLASVIEPLRMANQLAGRELYRWYTLTHNGAPVRASDGLQVTPDVSITVPLSLDWVVVCGGVAPQHSVTREHAHWLQAQSRQLRRIGAICTGSWALAKAGLLDHYEASIHWECLASMQEAFPNVTLTTRLFSIDRDRFTASGGTAPMDMMLNLIARDHGHELSAGISEMFICERVRNEQDHQRVPLKHVLGTTQPKLLEIVALMESNLEEPIELDTLARYVNVSRRQLERLFQRYLHCSPSRYYLKLRLVRARQLLKQTSLSIIEVASVCGFVSTPHFSKCYREYFGVPPRGERSGSNVWYDRNASAAKIVAVEPASSEPMSSAMMSLVHAQGEPTFASVPLTR; this comes from the coding sequence ATGTTACCTGACCACAAGGCCGGCCCCTCCACGGGTGCCAGCGGCATTTCAACGCCGCAAACCATCGGTTTCCTATTACTTGATAACTTCACGCTGATTTCGCTGGCCTCGGTGATCGAACCGCTGCGCATGGCCAATCAGCTGGCCGGTCGTGAGCTGTATCGCTGGTATACGCTGACCCACAACGGCGCGCCGGTGCGTGCCAGCGATGGTCTGCAGGTCACGCCGGATGTTTCGATTACCGTCCCCCTGTCGCTTGACTGGGTCGTGGTGTGCGGGGGCGTTGCGCCTCAGCACAGCGTGACACGCGAACACGCCCACTGGCTGCAGGCGCAGTCACGTCAGCTGCGACGCATCGGCGCCATTTGTACGGGCAGCTGGGCGCTGGCCAAGGCGGGGCTGCTGGATCACTACGAGGCCAGTATCCACTGGGAGTGTCTGGCCTCAATGCAGGAAGCCTTCCCCAACGTCACGCTCACCACGCGCCTTTTCTCGATCGATCGTGATCGGTTTACGGCCTCCGGTGGCACGGCACCGATGGACATGATGCTGAACCTGATCGCTCGCGATCATGGGCATGAGCTGTCGGCCGGTATCTCCGAGATGTTCATCTGTGAGCGGGTGCGCAACGAGCAGGATCATCAGCGCGTACCGCTCAAGCATGTGCTGGGCACCACGCAGCCGAAGCTTCTGGAAATCGTGGCGCTGATGGAGTCCAACCTCGAAGAGCCGATCGAACTCGACACCCTGGCCCGCTACGTCAATGTCTCCCGACGTCAGCTGGAGCGGTTGTTCCAGCGCTATCTGCACTGCTCGCCATCGCGCTATTACCTCAAGCTGCGTCTGGTGCGGGCACGGCAGTTGCTCAAGCAGACCTCGCTGTCGATCATCGAGGTGGCCTCGGTGTGTGGTTTCGTGTCGACGCCACATTTCTCGAAATGCTATCGCGAATACTTTGGCGTGCCGCCCAGAGGCGAGCGTTCGGGCAGTAATGTCTGGTATGACCGCAATGCCAGTGCAGCCAAGATCGTGGCGGTCGAACCGGCCTCCAGCGAGCCCATGTCGAGTGCGATGATGTCGCTGGTCCACGCCCAGGGCGAGCCCACCTTTGCCAGCGTGCCGCTCACGCGCTAA
- a CDS encoding M20 metallopeptidase family protein gives MFTPEEIQAAIELRHELHRHPELRFREFRTAERIAGLLEQKGYEVTRGIAGTGVVALLETGRPGPVVALRADMDALPIVEVSDHDHVSQTPGVMHACGHDGHTAALMLAADALMRLRDQLCGTVKLIFQPAEEGGNGADKMIQEGVLENPSVDYIFGFHNRPGFDTGEVFVKSGSAMGGNDTFELILFGQSGHAAMPHLAVDPIYLGGSIIQQLQGVVARNKSPLHSGVITVSTFHAGDAANVIPASAQLTLNIRSDREASRQVLIQQMQATIEGLCSAAGATYTLTPIHQIPPLVNDAHWSQRVVEVAGQRRLGTRVRSLDEMPTMGAEDFAFYLQQVPGCFFFVGNGADSVYLHNDRYDFNDDILEVAASVHVAMVEDILAVTSEH, from the coding sequence ATGTTTACCCCCGAAGAGATCCAGGCTGCCATCGAATTACGCCACGAACTCCACCGCCATCCCGAACTGCGTTTCAGAGAGTTCAGAACCGCCGAGCGCATTGCCGGACTTTTGGAGCAAAAAGGGTATGAAGTCACCCGGGGCATCGCGGGGACAGGCGTTGTGGCCCTGCTGGAGACGGGACGGCCCGGGCCTGTGGTGGCGCTACGCGCCGACATGGACGCGCTCCCCATTGTAGAGGTCTCCGACCACGATCACGTGTCGCAAACCCCGGGCGTCATGCACGCCTGCGGTCATGACGGCCATACGGCCGCGCTGATGCTGGCAGCCGATGCCCTGATGCGACTGCGCGATCAGCTTTGTGGCACGGTCAAACTGATCTTCCAGCCTGCTGAAGAAGGCGGCAATGGCGCGGACAAAATGATTCAGGAAGGCGTGCTGGAGAACCCGAGCGTCGATTATATCTTCGGGTTTCATAACCGCCCCGGCTTTGACACCGGCGAAGTCTTCGTCAAGTCAGGCTCGGCCATGGGCGGCAACGATACCTTTGAACTGATCCTGTTCGGTCAGTCGGGACACGCCGCCATGCCCCACCTGGCCGTCGACCCGATCTATCTGGGCGGCTCAATCATTCAGCAGCTGCAGGGCGTTGTGGCCCGTAACAAGTCGCCACTTCATTCAGGGGTCATTACCGTTTCCACCTTTCATGCCGGTGATGCCGCCAATGTGATCCCCGCCTCGGCACAGCTGACCCTCAACATCCGAAGCGACCGGGAAGCCTCACGCCAGGTGCTGATCCAGCAGATGCAGGCCACGATCGAAGGCCTTTGCAGCGCGGCCGGCGCCACATACACGCTGACGCCCATCCATCAGATCCCCCCACTCGTCAACGATGCCCACTGGAGTCAACGGGTCGTTGAGGTGGCAGGTCAGCGCAGGCTGGGCACACGCGTGCGATCGCTTGATGAAATGCCGACCATGGGCGCAGAGGACTTTGCCTTCTACCTGCAGCAAGTTCCCGGCTGTTTCTTCTTTGTAGGCAACGGCGCGGACAGCGTCTATCTGCACAACGATCGCTACGACTTCAACGACGACATTCTTGAGGTGGCCGCAAGCGTACATGTCGCCATGGTGGAAGACATTCTGGCCGTGACCTCGGAGCACTAG
- a CDS encoding AbgT family transporter, giving the protein MKGMLNVVERVGNKLPHPFILFIILSGLIIVLSALLSALGISAVNPESNAEVSVRSLLSGDGIVFMLTSMVDNFVGFPPLGLILVVMFGIGLADKVGLMSTLMQVSVAKAPPSLLTFCVFMAGICGSIASDANYLILIPLAAMVYQAVGRHPLAGAAAAYAAAGAGFDASLFVTAGDALFAGITTDAARIIDSDAYISPIDNYYFVACSVFVLALIGTLLIDYVVEPRLRRTQPLNTLRMSEVQLKTLNDDEKRGLKRVGLITLVYFALIVLAVLPTGSPLRNAEGGLIPSPFLKSFVPLLFGYFVAIGLTYGLCTGAIKKARDVPGFMAESARDLAPTLVLFFAISQFIAYFKWSELGQFIAIEGSNVLEHTGFTGVPLVIAFILMATTLNIFMTSGSAQWALMAPVFVPMLMLLDFNPAFVLAMFRIGDSSTNIISPMSPYFSVALVYMQRYKPDLGLGTLMATMLPLSMGFLLIWTLFLLFWMWMGLPFGPGIYMMSP; this is encoded by the coding sequence ATGAAAGGCATGCTTAACGTCGTGGAACGTGTAGGCAACAAACTGCCTCACCCCTTTATTCTCTTCATCATTTTGTCCGGCCTGATCATTGTGCTGTCGGCCCTGCTCTCAGCCCTGGGCATCTCGGCGGTCAATCCGGAAAGCAACGCCGAAGTGTCGGTGCGCAGCCTTTTGTCCGGGGATGGCATCGTGTTCATGCTGACCAGCATGGTGGACAACTTTGTCGGCTTTCCGCCGCTCGGGCTGATTCTGGTGGTCATGTTCGGGATTGGCCTTGCCGACAAGGTCGGGCTGATGTCGACCCTGATGCAGGTCAGCGTGGCCAAGGCGCCGCCCTCCCTGCTGACCTTCTGCGTGTTCATGGCCGGCATCTGCGGCAGCATCGCCTCCGATGCCAACTACCTCATCCTGATTCCGCTGGCCGCCATGGTGTATCAGGCCGTGGGCCGTCATCCGCTGGCCGGGGCCGCAGCGGCCTATGCCGCGGCAGGCGCCGGGTTCGACGCAAGTCTGTTCGTGACTGCCGGTGATGCGCTGTTTGCCGGAATTACCACCGATGCCGCGCGCATTATCGACAGCGATGCCTATATCTCACCGATCGACAACTACTACTTCGTCGCCTGCTCGGTGTTTGTACTGGCCCTGATCGGCACGCTGCTGATCGATTACGTGGTAGAGCCGCGCCTGCGTCGTACCCAGCCGCTGAACACCCTGCGCATGAGCGAGGTACAGCTCAAGACGCTCAATGACGATGAGAAACGCGGGCTTAAAAGGGTCGGCCTGATCACGCTGGTCTACTTCGCCCTGATCGTGCTGGCCGTACTGCCGACTGGCTCGCCGCTGCGCAATGCCGAAGGCGGTCTGATCCCGTCCCCCTTCCTCAAATCCTTCGTGCCCCTGCTGTTTGGCTACTTCGTGGCCATCGGCCTGACCTATGGACTGTGTACCGGTGCGATCAAAAAGGCCCGCGACGTTCCAGGGTTCATGGCCGAATCAGCACGGGATCTGGCGCCAACGCTGGTGCTGTTCTTTGCCATCTCCCAGTTCATTGCCTACTTCAAATGGTCGGAACTGGGTCAATTCATCGCCATCGAAGGCTCAAACGTTCTGGAACATACCGGCTTTACCGGCGTACCGCTGGTCATCGCCTTTATCCTGATGGCCACCACGCTCAATATCTTCATGACCAGCGGTTCGGCGCAGTGGGCGCTCATGGCGCCGGTGTTCGTGCCGATGCTGATGCTGCTGGATTTCAATCCCGCCTTCGTGCTGGCCATGTTCCGTATCGGCGACTCCTCCACCAACATCATCTCCCCGATGAGCCCCTACTTTTCAGTGGCACTGGTGTACATGCAGCGCTACAAGCCTGACCTGGGGCTGGGCACGCTGATGGCCACCATGCTGCCGCTCTCCATGGGCTTTCTGCTGATCTGGACGCTGTTTTTGTTGTTCTGGATGTGGATGGGGCTGCCCTTCGGTCCGGGCATTTACATGATGTCGCCCTGA
- a CDS encoding LysR family transcriptional regulator: MGLDRIGRRSEYLFMVAECGSVRAAAEHMGINPSVVSRQLRELERDIGMPVMERNGRYLSLTEAGRTVVDNHMTRRQLDKELEHSLARLRHRRAGKVVVAVGEGFVESLVDSVLTRVAAQYPEVFIELLSGIYYPREPHEMVLADEVDIAITYGPETDPRLVRHTFSRGPLCALMSPHHPLASGSCVSLEALSTQKLIFLPPGSGSQMFVESLFRSEQRIVTPAYRCNLHSTARRLAIAGIGIAFMTKTAAGQDIDAGRLCALPVDHPAAQDTCGNLVRRAGRRLSPAADYLWKLMTSMR; encoded by the coding sequence ATGGGGCTGGATCGGATCGGGCGGCGCTCGGAATATCTTTTCATGGTGGCCGAATGTGGCAGCGTGCGGGCGGCAGCCGAGCACATGGGCATCAACCCTTCGGTGGTCAGTCGGCAGCTGCGGGAGCTTGAGCGTGATATTGGCATGCCGGTCATGGAGCGTAACGGTCGCTACCTGTCACTGACCGAGGCGGGACGCACGGTGGTGGACAATCACATGACGCGTCGCCAGCTGGACAAGGAGCTTGAACACTCTCTGGCGCGGTTGCGCCATCGTCGCGCCGGCAAGGTGGTTGTGGCCGTGGGAGAGGGCTTCGTGGAGAGTCTGGTCGATTCGGTGCTGACCCGGGTGGCGGCACAGTATCCGGAGGTGTTCATCGAGTTGCTCAGCGGTATTTACTATCCGCGTGAGCCGCATGAAATGGTGCTGGCGGATGAGGTGGATATCGCCATTACCTACGGGCCTGAAACCGACCCGCGACTCGTGCGTCACACCTTCTCGCGCGGGCCGCTGTGCGCCCTGATGTCGCCTCATCACCCGCTGGCCTCGGGAAGCTGCGTCTCCCTTGAAGCCCTGTCGACACAGAAGCTGATCTTCCTGCCGCCGGGGTCAGGCTCGCAGATGTTTGTCGAAAGCCTGTTTCGATCGGAGCAGCGGATCGTGACGCCGGCCTATCGCTGCAATCTGCACTCCACGGCCAGGCGCCTGGCGATCGCCGGTATCGGTATCGCGTTCATGACGAAAACGGCGGCCGGACAGGATATTGATGCTGGAAGGTTGTGTGCCCTGCCGGTGGATCATCCGGCCGCTCAGGATACCTGCGGCAATCTGGTCCGGCGTGCCGGCCGCCGCCTATCGCCGGCGGCCGACTATCTCTGGAAGTTGATGACCTCGATGCGCTGA
- a CDS encoding arginase family protein: MNLILAPSNLGLRSQWNGHEPGTWRAPFALIKAGLLEALDSPKLTELPRPRYRAAPQQGTQLLNGHEMRTFNLRLAELVEQYYRQDEFVLVIGGDCSILLGALAGARRMGQLSLLHIDGHSDFRHPGNDNTGQTAGAAAGMDLALATGRGEALGTSWPDISGPLVEDRNVIQLGERENRDADFAWPDVNDTDITRIDVFEADRLGATGIIEIIDQALARQPDKGFWIHLDVDVLDQGIMPAVDSPGTPGIDPETLLSVLKRFAPDLRCIGMTVTVFDPDLDPDGHYASRIVEMLARIPFGSRRITPYE, from the coding sequence ATGAACCTCATTTTGGCACCCTCCAACCTTGGCCTTCGCTCACAATGGAATGGTCATGAGCCAGGCACATGGCGAGCCCCTTTTGCACTGATCAAGGCCGGTTTACTGGAGGCTCTTGACTCTCCGAAGCTGACCGAGCTTCCAAGGCCCAGATACCGTGCGGCCCCGCAACAGGGCACGCAATTGCTCAACGGTCATGAAATGCGAACATTCAACCTTCGGCTTGCCGAGCTGGTGGAGCAGTATTACCGACAGGATGAGTTTGTGCTGGTGATCGGGGGAGACTGCTCCATCCTGCTCGGCGCGCTCGCAGGCGCGCGTCGAATGGGTCAGCTCTCGCTGCTCCATATCGATGGACACAGTGACTTTCGCCATCCGGGAAATGACAACACGGGGCAGACGGCAGGCGCGGCTGCCGGCATGGATCTTGCGCTGGCCACCGGCCGGGGCGAAGCACTGGGGACGAGTTGGCCGGATATCTCCGGCCCTCTGGTCGAGGATCGCAACGTCATTCAGCTTGGCGAGCGCGAAAATCGGGATGCGGATTTTGCGTGGCCGGATGTCAACGATACTGACATCACGCGCATCGATGTGTTTGAGGCCGATCGTCTGGGTGCCACCGGCATTATTGAGATCATTGATCAGGCGCTCGCGCGACAGCCCGATAAAGGGTTCTGGATACACCTTGATGTCGACGTTCTCGACCAGGGCATCATGCCTGCCGTGGATTCTCCGGGCACCCCCGGCATCGACCCGGAAACCCTCCTCTCTGTTCTGAAACGATTCGCTCCCGATTTACGCTGCATCGGTATGACAGTGACTGTCTTCGATCCCGACCTTGATCCCGACGGCCATTACGCTTCAAGAATCGTCGAGATGCTGGCTCGAATTCCCTTTGGGTCGCGCCGCATCACTCCCTACGAGTGA
- a CDS encoding P-loop NTPase family protein, translating to MKINVVGTSGAGKSTLARRLSEALSLPHIEMDALLWLPDWQERPDAQLFKALETALTASPGWVLDGNFDRTRGIKWREVDMVIWVDTGFWRTMTQAVTRAVRRAWTQQELWPGTGNRESFRKTFFSRDSILLWTLKAWPRNRRRYVAAMADPQYRHIRFVRLCHPKEMDQFVQAVVH from the coding sequence ATGAAAATCAACGTGGTCGGCACCAGCGGTGCCGGCAAAAGCACGCTGGCACGCCGGCTGAGCGAGGCGCTGTCGCTGCCACATATCGAAATGGATGCGCTGCTCTGGCTGCCGGACTGGCAGGAAAGGCCTGATGCTCAGTTGTTTAAAGCACTTGAAACGGCACTGACCGCTTCGCCCGGCTGGGTGCTGGATGGCAACTTCGATCGCACGCGTGGCATCAAATGGCGCGAGGTAGACATGGTCATCTGGGTCGATACGGGGTTCTGGCGCACGATGACACAGGCCGTGACTCGCGCTGTCCGGCGCGCCTGGACGCAGCAGGAACTGTGGCCCGGCACCGGCAACCGGGAAAGCTTCAGAAAAACCTTTTTCAGCCGTGACTCCATTCTGCTCTGGACCCTCAAGGCCTGGCCACGCAATCGAAGGCGTTACGTGGCGGCCATGGCAGACCCGCAGTACCGGCATATTCGATTCGTTCGCCTGTGCCATCCGAAGGAGATGGACCAGTTCGTTCAGGCCGTTGTCCATTGA
- a CDS encoding ATP-binding protein — MAVEDAGPGIDMTQAQDLFEAFRRGDPSRSRKSGGSGLGLAVVKAIAEAHGGRAFCQPSGLRGSAFCMTWPL, encoded by the coding sequence ATGGCCGTCGAGGATGCCGGCCCCGGCATCGACATGACGCAGGCCCAGGATCTATTCGAGGCCTTTCGTCGTGGCGACCCCTCACGCTCACGCAAAAGCGGTGGCAGCGGTCTGGGGCTGGCCGTGGTCAAGGCGATTGCAGAGGCGCACGGCGGCAGGGCATTTTGCCAGCCTTCAGGACTGCGGGGCAGTGCGTTTTGCATGACCTGGCCGCTTTGA
- a CDS encoding histidine kinase dimerization/phospho-acceptor domain-containing protein, which translates to MKRRPGLRRQIIQSLAVMALGIIFIAVFGSYVFYAIATVYLPDSISSSWMPSRVELAWIVCTTVSALGIAVFVAIRLSRRLLTPLNSVAHSLREVAQGKLTARARMDERSMGETAQLVRDFNTMAERLQSMTREREFWNAAIAHELRTPVTILRGRLQGLSEGVFTPSSELFEGLLRQVEGLNRLIEDLRVLSLNDSGHLELQPVEVDLARELGSVLQAFAEPLAARGFRLRRDFEAGLKVTCDPIRMRQALMALLENTLQHAEPGELHVRLYRSGIIVIWPSRMPAPAST; encoded by the coding sequence ATGAAACGCAGGCCTGGTCTGCGCCGTCAGATCATTCAGTCTCTGGCCGTGATGGCGCTGGGCATCATCTTCATTGCCGTGTTCGGCTCCTACGTGTTCTACGCCATCGCCACGGTCTATCTGCCCGACAGCATCTCCAGTAGCTGGATGCCATCCCGGGTCGAGCTGGCATGGATCGTCTGTACCACTGTTTCTGCGCTTGGGATAGCGGTGTTCGTCGCCATTCGTCTATCACGACGCCTGCTCACCCCGCTGAATTCGGTAGCGCACAGCCTGCGTGAAGTGGCCCAGGGCAAACTGACGGCCCGGGCTCGAATGGATGAGCGGTCCATGGGAGAAACGGCGCAGCTGGTGCGCGATTTCAATACCATGGCTGAACGTCTGCAGAGCATGACCCGGGAGCGCGAGTTCTGGAACGCGGCCATCGCCCATGAGCTGCGCACACCGGTGACCATTCTGCGCGGACGCCTGCAGGGGCTGTCGGAAGGCGTTTTTACGCCCAGCAGCGAACTGTTTGAAGGGTTGCTGCGTCAGGTGGAAGGGCTGAACCGGCTGATCGAGGATCTGCGGGTATTGAGTCTCAACGACAGTGGCCATCTGGAGTTGCAGCCGGTCGAAGTGGATCTGGCCCGAGAGCTTGGCAGTGTGCTGCAGGCTTTCGCTGAGCCGCTGGCGGCAAGGGGATTTCGTCTGCGCCGTGATTTCGAGGCGGGCCTGAAGGTGACGTGCGACCCGATAAGGATGCGTCAGGCATTGATGGCGTTACTGGAAAATACCCTGCAGCATGCCGAGCCGGGCGAGCTACACGTGCGCCTCTATCGCTCGGGGATCATTGTCATATGGCCGTCGAGGATGCCGGCCCCGGCATCGACATGA
- a CDS encoding response regulator — protein sequence MSERISHAPPASALILIAEDETEIADILAAYLQRSGLRTQHAVDGREVLAMHQSLKPDLMLLDVQMPHIDGWKVLSEVRARGETPVIMLTALDQDIDKLMGLRLGADDYVVKPFNPAEVVARVQAVLRRSRISRSSSSQTLRVGPFLVDLESHEASISRGGEMQALSLTLTEFKLLACLMRTPRRVFSRAELLVHCLPEGDTQERTVDSHVSKLRKKLEALDIQGVPASVWGVGYRFGSDS from the coding sequence ATGTCCGAACGCATCAGCCATGCGCCTCCTGCTTCGGCACTGATACTGATCGCCGAGGATGAAACCGAAATTGCCGACATTCTTGCGGCCTATCTGCAGCGCAGCGGGCTGCGCACTCAGCACGCCGTGGATGGGCGTGAAGTTCTGGCCATGCATCAGTCGCTCAAGCCGGATCTGATGCTGCTGGATGTTCAGATGCCACATATCGACGGCTGGAAGGTGCTCAGCGAAGTACGCGCCAGGGGAGAGACCCCCGTGATCATGCTCACCGCGCTCGATCAGGACATCGATAAACTGATGGGGCTGCGTCTGGGGGCGGATGACTACGTGGTCAAACCCTTCAACCCGGCTGAAGTGGTCGCTCGGGTCCAGGCCGTGCTGCGGCGCAGCCGGATAAGCCGGTCGTCTTCATCGCAGACTCTGCGCGTCGGCCCGTTTCTGGTGGATCTGGAAAGTCACGAAGCCAGCATCTCCAGGGGAGGAGAGATGCAAGCGCTGAGCCTGACCCTGACGGAATTCAAGCTGCTCGCCTGTTTGATGCGTACGCCCAGACGCGTGTTCAGCCGAGCGGAGCTACTGGTGCATTGTCTGCCCGAGGGCGATACCCAGGAGCGCACGGTGGATAGCCACGTCAGCAAGTTGCGCAAAAAGCTCGAAGCCCTGGACATCCAGGGGGTTCCAGCCAGTGTCTGGGGCGTGGGCTATCGTTTCGGCAGCGACTCATGA
- a CDS encoding efflux RND transporter periplasmic adaptor subunit, with product MRIKPGRWNTVLAGLAVLGLAGCTPSPDDADREAPSSLPVSVLTLEAAELSVTENLPGRVSAVRTAEVRAQVSGIVKRRSFEEGSQVEAGTTLFQINPAPFRAEADIAAAVLQRSEATLTQARTRADRLDTLRRRDAISRQAYDDVVALRDQAAADVAQARATLARRKLDLQFASVEAPISGRIDQTLVNEGALVSPTDATPLARIQQIDQVYIDVRQSATALETLRQQAGSASPALDVEILDSNGTPLDMHGRMLFSGIQVDTGTGDVLLRVLVDNPQHRLLPGLYVQARVPRAHYPAALSVPQQAVTRTAGQASVWVVDAQKKVHPVPVELGELVERRYRVVSGLSAGQQVVIEGIERLSPDARVTTRPWQPAASDEPLSAVAR from the coding sequence ATGCGCATCAAACCAGGGCGGTGGAACACTGTGCTTGCAGGGCTTGCCGTGCTGGGGCTGGCAGGCTGTACCCCCTCACCGGACGATGCCGACAGGGAAGCGCCGTCCTCCTTGCCGGTGTCGGTATTAACCCTGGAAGCTGCCGAGCTTTCCGTTACCGAGAATCTACCCGGGCGCGTGTCAGCAGTGCGTACTGCCGAGGTGCGTGCACAGGTCTCCGGCATCGTAAAACGGCGTTCATTTGAGGAAGGCAGCCAGGTCGAAGCAGGGACAACGCTGTTTCAAATCAACCCGGCGCCCTTCAGGGCCGAAGCCGACATTGCCGCGGCAGTGTTGCAACGCTCCGAGGCGACCCTGACACAGGCCCGTACCAGGGCCGATCGATTGGACACTCTGAGACGTCGTGACGCGATCAGCCGTCAGGCCTACGACGACGTGGTTGCCCTGCGCGACCAGGCCGCCGCCGATGTAGCTCAGGCCAGAGCGACGCTGGCGCGACGCAAGCTCGACCTGCAGTTCGCCAGTGTCGAGGCGCCCATTAGCGGTCGCATCGACCAGACTCTGGTCAACGAGGGGGCGCTGGTATCGCCCACCGATGCCACGCCTTTAGCCCGCATTCAGCAGATCGATCAGGTGTATATCGACGTCCGTCAGTCGGCCACGGCGCTTGAAACGCTGCGCCAGCAGGCCGGCTCGGCATCCCCGGCGCTCGACGTGGAGATCCTCGACAGCAACGGTACGCCTCTGGACATGCACGGGCGCATGCTGTTTTCCGGCATTCAGGTCGACACCGGTACCGGTGACGTGCTGCTGCGTGTGCTGGTGGACAATCCGCAGCATCGTCTGCTGCCCGGCCTGTACGTACAGGCGCGGGTTCCCCGGGCGCACTACCCCGCGGCGCTGAGCGTGCCACAGCAGGCGGTAACCCGCACGGCGGGCCAGGCCAGCGTGTGGGTGGTGGATGCTCAGAAGAAGGTACACCCGGTGCCCGTCGAACTCGGTGAACTGGTCGAGCGCCGTTATCGGGTGGTGTCCGGCCTCAGCGCCGGGCAACAGGTGGTGATCGAAGGGATCGAGCGCCTGAGCCCTGATGCCCGGGTCACCACACGTCCGTGGCAGCCCGCCGCCAGCGATGAACCGCTCAGCGCCGTCGCGCGCTGA